GGCTGTCGGTGGCGGTGGTGGTGGACGACCAGCTCAAGGTCGACCCGGCCACCGGCGAAGCGACCCGCGTGCCGTGGAGCAGCGACGAACTGGCCCGCTTCACCCGTCTGGTACAGGATTCGGTCGGCTTCGACGCCAGCCGTGGCGACAGCGTCAGCGTGATCAATACGCCGTTCACCGTCGAAGTGGGTGAAGAGATCGTCGAGGTGGCGTTCTACACGCAGCCCTGGTTCTGGGACATCGTCAAGCAGGTGCTCGGCGTGCTGTTCATCCTGGTGCTGGTGTTCGGGGTGCTGCGCCCGGTGCTCAACAACATCACCAGTGCCGGCAAATCGAGTCGTTATTCCGGCTCCGGGCGCAATGGCAACCGCGATGTCGAGCTGGGCGAGATGGGCGGTCTGGACGGCGAACTCTCCGCCGATCGGGTCAGCCTCGGCGGCCCACAGAGCATCCTCCTGCCCAGCCCGACCGAGGGGTATGATGCGCAGCTGAACGCGATCAAGAGCCTGGTCGCCGAAGACCCGGGCCGCGTCGCCCAGGTCGTGAAAGAGTGGATCAACGCCGATGAGTGACAATCGTACTGCTGCGAAACTGAACAAGGTCGACAAGGCCGCCATCCTCCTGCTCTCCCTCGGCGAGACCGACGCCGCCCAGGTGTTGCGTCATCTTGGGCCCAAGGAGGTGCAGAAGGTCGGTGTGGCCATGGCCGGCATGCGCAACGTGCACCGCGAGCAGGTCCTGCAGGTGATGGGCGAATTCGTCGACATCGTCGGCGATCAGACCAGTCTGGGCGTGGGCGCCGACGGCTATATCCGCAAGATGCTGACCCAGGCCCTTGGTGAGGACAAGGCCGGTAATCTGATCGACCGCATCCTTCTGGGCGGCAGCACCAGCGGCCTGGACAGCCTGAAGTGGATGGAGCCGCGGGCGGTGGCCGACGTGATTCGCTACGAGCACCCGCAGATCCAGGCCATCGTCGTGGCCTACCTCGACCCCGATCAGGCCGGCGAGGTGCTCAGCCACTTCGATCACAAGGTGCGCCTGGACATCGTCCTGCGCGTGTCCTCCCTGAACACCGTGCAGCCGGCGGCGCTCAAGGAACTCAACCTGATTCTCGAGAAGCAGTTCTCCGGCAGCGCCAACACCACCCGCGCCAGCCTCGGCGGGGTCAAGCGCGCCGCCGACATCATGAACTTCCTCGACAGTTCGACCGAAGGCCAGTTGATGGACTCGATCCGCGAGGTCGACGAGGACCTGTCGACGCAGATCGAAGATCTGATGTTCGTCTTCGACAACCTGGCCGATGTCGACGACCGCGGGATTCAGGCGCTGCTGCGCGAGGTCTCGTCGGACGTGCTGGTGCTGGCGCTCAAGGGTGCCGACGAAGCGATCAAGGAGAAGGTCTTCAAGAACATGTCCAAGCGCGCCGCCGAGCTGTTGCGCGACGACCTGGAGGCCAAGGGGCCGGTACGGGTCAGCGACGTGGAGTCGGCACAGAAGGAAATCCTCACCATCGCCCGGCGCATGGCCGAAGCCGGGGAAATCGTCCTTGGCGGCAAGGGCGGCGAGGAGATGGTCTAAGTCATGGCGGACAAGCAAGGGGCCAGCGAGCTGATTCGCGCCAAGGATCTCGGGGCATTCGATCGCTGGGCGCTGCCCAGTTTCGATAACGGCGGCGACTCGGCCCAATCGGGGGGCGAGGCTACGCCTGAGGAGGGGCAGGGCGACGCGCCCCAGCCCTCGCAGAACGAAATCGAGGAAGTGCCTCTGGAGGACGTCAAGCCCTTGACGCTCGACGAGCTGGAGGCCATCCGCCAGGAGGCCTACAACGAGGGCTTCGCCACCGGCGAGAAGGACGGTTTTCATGCCGGGCAACTGAAGGCCAAGCAGGAGGCCGACGCGGCCCTGTCCGCCAAACTGGCCGGTCTGGAGCGACTGATGGCTCAGCTTTTCGAGCCGATTGCCGAGCAGGATCAACAGGTCGAGGTAGCCATGGTCAATCTGGTCAGCCACATCGCCCGGGAGGTGATCCAGCGCGAGC
The genomic region above belongs to Pseudomonas benzenivorans and contains:
- the fliH gene encoding flagellar assembly protein FliH, coding for MADKQGASELIRAKDLGAFDRWALPSFDNGGDSAQSGGEATPEEGQGDAPQPSQNEIEEVPLEDVKPLTLDELEAIRQEAYNEGFATGEKDGFHAGQLKAKQEADAALSAKLAGLERLMAQLFEPIAEQDQQVEVAMVNLVSHIAREVIQRELASDSSQIRQVLREALKLLPMGAGNVRIHLNPQDFEVIKALRERHEESWRILEDDAMLPGGCRVESEHSRIDASMETRLEQALKQLFEQQREQVTNPVAADLDIDLDAAQELPDAP
- the fliG gene encoding flagellar motor switch protein FliG, yielding MSDNRTAAKLNKVDKAAILLLSLGETDAAQVLRHLGPKEVQKVGVAMAGMRNVHREQVLQVMGEFVDIVGDQTSLGVGADGYIRKMLTQALGEDKAGNLIDRILLGGSTSGLDSLKWMEPRAVADVIRYEHPQIQAIVVAYLDPDQAGEVLSHFDHKVRLDIVLRVSSLNTVQPAALKELNLILEKQFSGSANTTRASLGGVKRAADIMNFLDSSTEGQLMDSIREVDEDLSTQIEDLMFVFDNLADVDDRGIQALLREVSSDVLVLALKGADEAIKEKVFKNMSKRAAELLRDDLEAKGPVRVSDVESAQKEILTIARRMAEAGEIVLGGKGGEEMV